The Natronoarchaeum philippinense genome includes the window GTCGAGCGCGCCCGAGGCGACCAGCGAAAGCGTCGGCTGGGCGGCGCCGAGTCGCCGCAGGTCGCCAAATCGCTCGCCGAGGCGGGCCAGCGTGTCGCCGTAGCGCCCCTCGCCCATGAAGCCCCACCACATCGTCGCCGCGACCGCGAACGCCGCCGGGTTCGAGCGCTCGCTGACCGCCACTTCCTCGCCGTTCATCCGGGCGGTCGACGTGTCCGCAACGTACACGTCGTCGAGCGCGGGCAACGCGTTCGCCGCGGCGACCGGCTCGCCGTCCTCGATGGCAGCCACGCTGGTCGCCCAAAACTGGATGCCGCGGACGTAGTTGGCGGTGCCGTCGATCGGATCGACGATCCACGCCGGACCGTCCTCCGGTACCGTCTTTCTGGCGTCGTCCTCCTCGGCGACGATCGGCACGTCCGGCGTCGCGTCTCGGAGTGTGGAGACGACCGTCTGCTGGGCCGCCCGATCGGCCTGTGTGACGAGGTCTGCCGCGTGGTCTTTCGTCTCGATGTCGAGTCGGCCGCGGAAGGTTTCGGCTGCTGTCTCACCGCCAGACCGAGCCGCGCGCTCAGCAGTGCCGGCCGGATCGTCGAATGCCATATGCAGACGACCGAGTCGGTCCCAGTTAGGGTCGTCGGTGAGGGTGTGGCGACAGCCCTAGGACGCCGTGATATATAGATGCAATGACCTGTCTGTGTTCGCCCCTGTCGATGCCCTTACAAGGGTACCACCTAACGGTGTACCTAATGGAGGCCGTCCTGTGGTACGTGTTCACCGGCACGCGGGGCGGAGAAAACAGAGCCAGAATCCTCCGGGCGCTCGACGACCGCCCGCGCAACGCGAACCAACTGGCCGAGGATCTCGAACTGGATTACAAGACCGTTCGACACCACCTCGACGTGCTCGCCGACAACGACATCGTCGAGAAGAGCGGCGACGACTACGGTGCGATCTATCTGCCGACCGACCGCGTTCGACACAACTGGGGTACCGTCGAACAGATTCTCGAACAGGTGAACTGAGTATGTACGAATTTGGGAAAGAGTATATCCGGACTGGGTGGAAAGAGGTGAACAGATGACGCTCCTGATCGACGTAGTGCGGCTCGCCGTGCTGGCGAACGTCCTGCTACTGACAGGACTATGCTACGTCTGGGGGCGAAACTACCTGCAGTTCCGGTCGAAACACACCGTTGGACTGTTGCTGTTCGGCGTGCTCTTGCTCGCCCAGAACCTGCTGCATCTCTACTACTACCTGCTCGATCCCACGCTGTCGACGTGGTGGCACAGCAGCGCGGTGTCGGCCCCGGTCTGGGAGGCTCAGATGGTGCTACACGTCGCCCAGACGATCGGACTTGCAGTCCTGATGTGGGTTACGTGGGACTGATCTCGGCTTCTTATTCCCCGACGCGCAACTGATAGCGAATCAGCAGGTAGGCGCCCTGAAACGCGCATTAGGTCCGGATTACGAACGAATTTGGGTGAGAGTTCGGAAAATCGACTTTAAATACCTCTCCGAGATTCGGAGTATGCGGCAACGCATCACCGCGGCACTGATGATCGTCGTCGTGACGACCAGCGTGGGGCTGGTCGGCGCGGCGCCCGCAGCGGCGGGAGATACCACTGCGTCTAACCACACGGCCTCGGTGACGTTCACCGAGCAGACATCGGGCGGAACGACAGTTACCGTCGACGAGGTAACGCTGCCCGACGGCGGCTTCGTCACGATACACGACAGCAGCCTCGCTGACGGCGCCACGTTCGGGAGCGTCGTCGGCACGTCGACGTATCTCGAAGCGGGCACCCACGAGAACGTGACCGTCACGCTCGACGAGCGCCTGAGCGAGGACGCCACGCTCACGGCCATGCCCCACAAGGACACCGACGGCGACCGCGCGTACACGTTCGTCTCCAGCAACGGGATGGCGGACGGTCCCTACACCGCCGACGGCGGCGCTGTCGTCCAGACCGCCAACGTGACCGTCTCGGCGACGGTGTCGATCACCGACCAGCCCACGAACGGCGACTCGATCGTCGTCGACTCGGTCGTGCTCTCGGAGGGCGGGTTCGTCACGGTCCACGACGCGAGCCTGCTCGACGGCGCGACGTTCGACAGCGTTCGCGGCACCAGCGAGTACCTCGAAGCCGGTCACCACGAGAACGTCCGGGTCCACCTCGACGACGAACTCACCGAGAACGCCACGGTGATCCCGATGGCGCATATGGACTCGAACGACAACCAGATGTACGACTTCGTCGAGGATCAGGGCGGCGCTGACGGCCCATACACCGCTGACGGCGGCGCGGTGCTCGACACCGCGATGGCGACGCTCCAGACCGAAGCGAGCGCGACCTTCGACGCCCAGACCACCGGCGGGCACCACGTCACCGTCTCCGAGGTGTTCGTGCCCGAGGGCGGCTTCGTCACGATGCACGACAGCTCGATCAACGACGGCGCCGTGTTCGACAGCGTTCGCGGCACCAGCGAGTACCTCGAACCGGGCCTGCACCACGACGTGACGGTTGCACTCGACGACCCGCTGACCGAGGACGGAACGCTCGTTGCGATGCCACACATGGACTCGAACGGCAACGAGACGTACGACTTCGTCGAGCAGGAAGGCGGCGCTGACGGTCCCTACACCGCTGACGGCGGTGCAGTCGTCGACGCCGGTGCAGTCACCGTCTCAGCATCGGTTTCGCTGGACGACCAGACCTCCGACGGAACGACCGTCGTCGTCGATTCGGTCGACCTCTCGGAGGGTGGCTTCGTGACGGTTCACGACTCCAGCCTGTTCGCCGGCGAAACCCTCGGCAGCGTTGTCGGCACGAGCGAGTACCTCGAAGCCGGCCACCACGAGAATGTGGCCATCGAACTCGACGAGAAGATCACCGAGACGCGCTCGCTCGTTGCCATGCCACACATGGACTCGAACGGCAACGAGATGTACGACTTCGTCGAGCAAGAGGGCGGTGCTGACGGCCCATACATCGCTGACGGCGGTGCAGTGGTCGACACCGGAACGGTCACCGTCCCCGCGGCGGTCTCGATCAGCGCCCAAGAGGGCGGCGACTCGATCGTCGTCGACTCCGTCACGCTGCAGGACGGCGGCTTCGTGACGATCCACGACGCGAGCGTCCTCGACGGCGCCGTGTTCGACAGCGTTCGCGGCACCAGCGAGTACCTCAGCCCCGGCACCCACGAGAACGTGACCATCGAACTCGACCAGCAATACGAGCAGGATGGCACTGCGATCGCCATGGCGCACATGGACTCGAACGGGAACGAGATGTACGACTTCGTCGAGCAGGAGGGCGGCGCTGACGGCCCCTACACCGCAGCGGGCGGCGCGGTCGTCGCTGACGCCTCCGTGATGGTGTCCGGAATGGACGACGGCAGCGGCTCCGACGAGATGGACGACTCCGACGAGATGGATGACAGCGAAGATATGGACGACTCGGGCGACTCCGAAAACACGAACGATAGCGACTCGACAGGCGAGGAGAGCGACTCTGAGAACGACGGCACGCCCGGCTTCGGCGTCGCCGCAGCGCTGGTCGCACTGATCGGCGCCAGCCTGATCGCCCTCCGGTCCCGCCGGTAAGCTGCGCTTTCGGCCCTCAAACGTTATTTTTCGGGACGCAATCTGACGCCGAGCGATGGCGTCGGTCGTGCTGGCTTAGACCACCGTGACGGCGACGCGGTGGTCGCCGGCATCGGTCGCAAGCACTACCTCGTCGACGATGCACTCGCTGACTGCGTCGCGCCAGTCCGCCACGGCCTGCTGGTGTCGATCGTGGTGACACTCGCGCGTGTACTCGACGTTCGGATCGGCACGAAGCGCGTCTTCGGAGTCGTCTGGATCGGGATAAGCGGGAAGATCGTCGACCAGCGCCCGCGGAGCGACGTGAATCGGCGCCGTCTCCCCGTACTCGTCGCCACTGGGGACGTGGAGCCGTGCGCGCATCCGCCCGCTGAACGGTGGCGTGATTCGAAGGACGGCGTCGCCGCCACCGCGCAGATCGGCTTCGAGCGCGGCGACCAGATCGTCAGTGCGGACCGCAATCGACCTGATCGCTGTCGGATCGTCTGACTCCGTCATCGGCGGACGTTGGTGCCAGACCTACTTAGCACCTTAACCAGCACGACGCCGCCGCTCCCCGGCTTGGCTGGAGCTGCTGGAATGGAAGTGTGAGAAGTTTGCGAGGGCAAGACGCTCCGTCTTGCCGCACTGTTGCCAGTGCGAGGGAAGGGATTTGAACCCTTGGACCTCTACAGGAGCGGATCTTGAGTCCGCCGCCGTTTCCGGGCTTGGCTACCCTCGCACGCGTCCGACCGAACGGACTCGCCCAGTTTGAACCCATCGGTTCGTCCGAGATGGGAGACTGCCACGCGGCGAGTGGGCCGAGGCGGCGCCCCTACGCGTCGGCGATGGCGGCGTCGATCCGTCGACGGAGTTCGTCCTCGTCGGATGCGTAGGCGAGGTGGGATCGGCAATCGCAGTCCGAGGCGCCGAACCCGTCGACGGGGCCCGCAGGCAGCGCTCTGGCCACGGGACACTCGATCTCTCTGCCGGGCGCGCGAACGGCGTCCCGGAGCGTCGTGGCCTCGTGACCCAACAAGTAGTCGACGTGCCAGTGTCGAACGTCGTGTTCGCCGGCCGCGACGCGGCGGTGTCGGTCGATACGCGAAAAGCCGCCGGCGCCGAGCGCGCTCCCGACGTAGGCGTACCAGCCGGCTGGAAGCTCGTGCGTTCCCAGCGCGCCGATCGGCGGGCTGATCGGCTCCGGGAGTTCGACGAGCAGCGCGTACGTACCACCGGTCATCGGGGGGCTACTCGACGCTGACCGGCCCGTCGTCGGCGTCGCCCGGCGTCCATTCGAGCTCGAACTCGACGCTGAGCTCCTCGACGCCGCCCTCGATCTCGCGCTCGGCTTTGATCTCGAATTCGGGGCGTTCTGGCGGGTCGAGTTCGAGCGACTGATCGCCGCCGCGGAGCGTGATCGACTCGCCGGCGTCGAGTTTGTCTGCGACGGCCCGGAGCGTCGCCGCGATGTCGCTGCGGGACTGGCTTCGCTCTGACTCGAACAGCACTTCTTCGGACATAGACAGATCTACGCGCCGAACGGTAATAAGCCAGCGGGAGCAGTGTCAGTCTCGGCCGGCCGCCGCCGGGTCGCAAGCAGGTCGCGCCGCCGCCTGATTAATCGTCTGGCTCGTCGGACGCGTTCGACGCCGAGGACGCCGCGTCGTCGCTCGACTGTGCCCCGACATCGTCAGCGGCGTCGAGATAACCCGGATCGACCGCGTACGGATCGACGGACCGGGCGGCAAGCAGTTCCGGCAGCACGATCCGGCAGAAATGAATCGTGACCAGCAACAAAAGCGGTGCCAGAAACAGCCCGTACCAGCCGAACACGAGCGGGCCGACGATGTAGGCCACCATCACGGCACCGAGATGGACGTTGCGGCCCGAGACGTACGGCCGAAGGAAAAAATCCGGGATCGAGTCGACGATCACGAACGACACGACAGCGAAGACGATCGGAAACCAAAACACGCCGGTGGCATCGTCGACGACGATCCGTCCGAACAGGTACGCTGTCATCGGGAAATAGACGAGTTTCATGCCGATCACCGGGATCAGGCTGGCGACGCCGGTGAGCAGACCGAGCAACACCGGGTAGGGAAGCGAGATCGCGGCGGGCGCGACGGCGTCGAGCGCGCTGTAGGTCAGTGCGCCGAGGACGCCCGTCGTGATCGCCGTCAGGATGTTACCGAAGAAGACGATCTGGAGGTCTCGATCGAGTTCGTAGCAGAAGGCGTCCATCACGCCGTGCTGGTCGCCAAAGCGCGCGCGAAACCACCGCGAGAGGTCGCGGCCGTCGCGCAGTAAGTAGTACGCGATCACGATCACGATCAGCAGATGTAACGCGAAGGTGCCGAGCAGTCCGACGTAGGACAGCGCCGAGTCGGCGGCGTCGAACAGCTGCCCGCCGTCGATGCCCGAGAGGAGCGTCTGCGGATCGTCGACGATCGCCGAGACATCGAGATAAGGCTCGATCACGGCTAGCTGTCCGGACAGATCGCTACCGTTGATCGCCTGCGAAAGCTCTTCGACGCCAACGACGAGCGTGTAGGTCGCCAGCAAGATCGCCGGCAGTGCGAGCACGACGAGCGCGGTCGCCGCCGCGACGCTGGGCGAGCCGATGCGGTGCTCGATGCGCTGGTAGATCGGTCGGGTCGAGTAGTAGACAAAGAGCGCGAACACGAACGTCCCGACGAACGCGACGACGATTCGGGTCAGCACTACGAACAGGAACGCTCCGAGCGCCCACCACAGCACCCGTGTCCGGTCGACATCGAGCCCGATGGCCATAGTTGGGCGGCACCCGCTACGATCAAAAGCGTTCCGCCACATCGTTGCCTGCGACGGATTTAACAGTCGTATGCGCGTATCCCCACCGGTGTTCGAGGCCGTCGCTGTCGAGTCGGGGCAAATGTTTGCGCAAGCCGCCGGAGCGTCGACAGGTGTGATACCGGCGCTGCTAGCGACTGGGCAGGACGCCGTCGCGGCCCAGTCGGGACCGATGGGGCCGGCAGCGCTGGAAAGCACCGTCGCCCGGATCGCGCTGGCGGCGGCGCTGGGCCTCTTTCTCGGACTGGAGCGGGAGTGGTCCCAGAAGACCGCAGGGATCCGGACGTTTTCGCTGATCAGCCTACTCGGTGCGGTGTTCGTCGTGCT containing:
- a CDS encoding GIY-YIG nuclease family protein; translated protein: MTGGTYALLVELPEPISPPIGALGTHELPAGWYAYVGSALGAGGFSRIDRHRRVAAGEHDVRHWHVDYLLGHEATTLRDAVRAPGREIECPVARALPAGPVDGFGASDCDCRSHLAYASDEDELRRRIDAAIADA
- a CDS encoding inositol monophosphatase family protein, producing MAFDDPAGTAERAARSGGETAAETFRGRLDIETKDHAADLVTQADRAAQQTVVSTLRDATPDVPIVAEEDDARKTVPEDGPAWIVDPIDGTANYVRGIQFWATSVAAIEDGEPVAAANALPALDDVYVADTSTARMNGEEVAVSERSNPAAFAVAATMWWGFMGEGRYGDTLARLGERFGDLRRLGAAQPTLSLVASGALDAAATPISPNPWDAVAGVRLIRSAGGVVTDVHGNRWTVDSEGLIASNGAAHQQLVDAVAPSES
- a CDS encoding amphi-Trp domain-containing protein; translated protein: MSEEVLFESERSQSRSDIAATLRAVADKLDAGESITLRGGDQSLELDPPERPEFEIKAEREIEGGVEELSVEFELEWTPGDADDGPVSVE
- a CDS encoding AI-2E family transporter, translated to MAIGLDVDRTRVLWWALGAFLFVVLTRIVVAFVGTFVFALFVYYSTRPIYQRIEHRIGSPSVAAATALVVLALPAILLATYTLVVGVEELSQAINGSDLSGQLAVIEPYLDVSAIVDDPQTLLSGIDGGQLFDAADSALSYVGLLGTFALHLLIVIVIAYYLLRDGRDLSRWFRARFGDQHGVMDAFCYELDRDLQIVFFGNILTAITTGVLGALTYSALDAVAPAAISLPYPVLLGLLTGVASLIPVIGMKLVYFPMTAYLFGRIVVDDATGVFWFPIVFAVVSFVIVDSIPDFFLRPYVSGRNVHLGAVMVAYIVGPLVFGWYGLFLAPLLLLVTIHFCRIVLPELLAARSVDPYAVDPGYLDAADDVGAQSSDDAASSASNASDEPDD
- a CDS encoding ArsR/SmtB family transcription factor, giving the protein MEAVLWYVFTGTRGGENRARILRALDDRPRNANQLAEDLELDYKTVRHHLDVLADNDIVEKSGDDYGAIYLPTDRVRHNWGTVEQILEQVN
- a CDS encoding DUF7282 domain-containing protein, encoding MRQRITAALMIVVVTTSVGLVGAAPAAAGDTTASNHTASVTFTEQTSGGTTVTVDEVTLPDGGFVTIHDSSLADGATFGSVVGTSTYLEAGTHENVTVTLDERLSEDATLTAMPHKDTDGDRAYTFVSSNGMADGPYTADGGAVVQTANVTVSATVSITDQPTNGDSIVVDSVVLSEGGFVTVHDASLLDGATFDSVRGTSEYLEAGHHENVRVHLDDELTENATVIPMAHMDSNDNQMYDFVEDQGGADGPYTADGGAVLDTAMATLQTEASATFDAQTTGGHHVTVSEVFVPEGGFVTMHDSSINDGAVFDSVRGTSEYLEPGLHHDVTVALDDPLTEDGTLVAMPHMDSNGNETYDFVEQEGGADGPYTADGGAVVDAGAVTVSASVSLDDQTSDGTTVVVDSVDLSEGGFVTVHDSSLFAGETLGSVVGTSEYLEAGHHENVAIELDEKITETRSLVAMPHMDSNGNEMYDFVEQEGGADGPYIADGGAVVDTGTVTVPAAVSISAQEGGDSIVVDSVTLQDGGFVTIHDASVLDGAVFDSVRGTSEYLSPGTHENVTIELDQQYEQDGTAIAMAHMDSNGNEMYDFVEQEGGADGPYTAAGGAVVADASVMVSGMDDGSGSDEMDDSDEMDDSEDMDDSGDSENTNDSDSTGEESDSENDGTPGFGVAAALVALIGASLIALRSRR